The following proteins are encoded in a genomic region of Bacillus sp. FJAT-22090:
- a CDS encoding endonuclease MutS2, with the protein MITERALKTLEYYKIREEVSKYCTSSIGKSHIEALVPSVDYAKVTKLLEEMDEGLTVLRLRGNVPMGGITDIRPHAKRAQIGGMLSPMELMETASTIRASKILRQFLENVSETEDVEIAHLLEKKEAIPILTALEHEINDCIDENGTVLDSASSTLRSIRQQLRIYVGRVREKLESYTRGANASKMLSDSIITIRNDRYVIPVKSEYRSHYGGIIHDQSSSGQTLFIEPSAVVQLNNDIRGLKVKEQEEIERILIKLTAEVEVVGHEIFQLVNILGEIDAILAKAKYGQAEKCTMPLINNEGYIRLVKARHPLIPVDSAVTNTIEFGRDITAIVITGPNTGGKTVTLKTVGLCTLMAQSGIPIPALDGSEVALFESVFADIGDEQSIEQSLSTFSSHMVNIVDILKKYDEKSLILFDELGAGTDPQEGAALAISILDAVHGTGARVMATTHYPELKAYGYNRPGVANASVEFDIETLSPTYKLLIGVPGRSNAFEISERLGLPTHIISQAQSFTGTDRGEVNSMIASLEESRRQAEKDAEETEEQLVEARQVKEELEQKLSELDKKKEQLEQKAKEKAKKIVEDARREADEIISELRKMQANTHKLVKEHELIDAKKRLEEALPNNPVLKKQKKLNEQLKELKAGDEVKVLSFGQKGTLLEKLSNTEWSVQIGMLKMKLDEADLEYIKPEKQKQTVSVNAVRGRDSHVKLELDLRGERYEDAIIRTEKYLDDAILANYPRVSIIHGKGTGVLRQAIQQYLKNHTRVKSYRYGEAGEGGHGVTVVELK; encoded by the coding sequence GTGATAACTGAAAGAGCACTGAAAACATTAGAATATTATAAAATTAGAGAAGAAGTTTCGAAATACTGTACGTCTTCTATAGGAAAAAGTCATATAGAGGCGCTTGTTCCTTCTGTGGACTATGCAAAAGTAACTAAGCTTTTGGAAGAAATGGATGAAGGCTTAACTGTACTACGACTACGAGGTAATGTTCCAATGGGGGGAATCACAGATATACGTCCCCATGCTAAACGAGCGCAAATAGGTGGAATGTTAAGTCCAATGGAGCTTATGGAAACAGCAAGCACCATACGTGCAAGTAAAATTTTACGTCAATTTTTAGAAAATGTGTCGGAAACTGAAGATGTGGAGATAGCTCACCTTCTAGAAAAAAAGGAAGCCATTCCTATTCTAACTGCATTAGAACACGAAATAAATGATTGCATCGATGAAAATGGTACCGTTTTAGATAGCGCTAGTAGTACACTAAGATCTATTCGTCAGCAACTACGTATTTACGTAGGACGCGTACGTGAAAAATTAGAGAGCTATACTAGAGGTGCAAATGCATCTAAAATGTTGTCTGATTCAATTATTACGATTCGTAATGACCGCTATGTTATACCTGTGAAATCAGAATATAGAAGCCATTATGGAGGAATTATTCATGATCAATCTTCTTCGGGGCAAACGCTTTTTATTGAACCATCTGCAGTTGTTCAATTGAATAATGATATTCGGGGTTTGAAAGTAAAAGAACAAGAAGAAATTGAACGAATCTTAATCAAGCTAACAGCAGAAGTTGAAGTAGTAGGTCACGAAATTTTTCAATTAGTTAATATACTAGGCGAAATTGACGCTATTCTAGCCAAAGCAAAATATGGACAAGCGGAGAAATGTACGATGCCGCTTATTAATAATGAAGGATATATTAGGTTAGTAAAAGCACGACATCCACTTATTCCTGTAGACTCCGCTGTTACAAATACAATTGAATTTGGAAGAGATATTACGGCTATTGTTATTACAGGTCCTAATACAGGGGGGAAGACCGTTACACTAAAAACAGTAGGTTTATGTACTTTGATGGCACAAAGTGGAATACCAATCCCTGCTTTAGACGGTTCTGAAGTAGCTTTGTTTGAATCGGTATTTGCAGACATCGGGGACGAGCAATCTATTGAACAAAGTTTAAGTACATTCTCCTCACACATGGTCAATATCGTAGATATCCTAAAGAAATATGATGAAAAGTCTTTAATATTATTTGATGAGCTTGGTGCAGGTACTGATCCTCAAGAAGGAGCTGCCCTTGCAATATCTATTTTGGATGCGGTCCATGGAACAGGAGCACGCGTTATGGCGACTACTCACTATCCTGAACTAAAAGCATATGGCTATAATCGTCCTGGGGTGGCAAATGCAAGTGTGGAGTTTGATATTGAAACACTAAGTCCGACTTATAAACTGTTAATCGGAGTTCCTGGTCGCAGTAATGCATTTGAAATTTCGGAACGTTTAGGGCTTCCAACTCATATTATTTCCCAGGCTCAATCCTTTACTGGTACGGACCGTGGGGAAGTAAATTCCATGATTGCATCTCTTGAAGAAAGTAGAAGGCAAGCAGAAAAAGATGCGGAAGAAACAGAAGAACAGTTAGTAGAAGCACGTCAAGTAAAAGAAGAGTTAGAACAAAAACTATCAGAACTTGATAAGAAGAAAGAGCAATTAGAGCAAAAAGCAAAGGAAAAAGCAAAGAAAATAGTGGAAGACGCAAGACGTGAAGCGGATGAAATTATTAGTGAGTTACGAAAGATGCAAGCAAATACGCATAAGCTCGTAAAAGAACATGAATTAATTGACGCAAAAAAACGTTTGGAAGAGGCATTACCGAACAATCCGGTTCTTAAAAAACAAAAGAAATTAAACGAACAACTGAAAGAATTAAAAGCAGGTGACGAAGTAAAGGTACTTAGTTTTGGTCAAAAAGGTACATTGCTTGAAAAGCTATCCAACACTGAGTGGTCAGTACAAATAGGTATGCTGAAAATGAAGCTTGATGAAGCAGATTTGGAATATATAAAACCTGAAAAACAAAAACAAACAGTATCAGTTAATGCGGTTAGAGGAAGAGACTCACATGTGAAACTCGAGCTAGATCTTCGAGGAGAAAGATACGAAGATGCAATTATCCGTACAGAAAAATATTTAGATGACGCAATACTTGCCAACTATCCACGTGTTTCCATTATTCATGGGAAAGGCACTGGTGTATTAAGGCAAGCTATTCAACAATATTTGAAAAACCACACTCGAGTGAAAAGTTATCGATATGGAGAAGCGGGAGAAGGCGGACATGGAGTTACAGTAGTTGAATTAAAGTAA
- a CDS encoding DUF350 domain-containing protein, whose translation MILLSFWSNPLVESAGYFSVVILCLVVSMVIFEIVTKYKNWAEIRNGNIAVAMATGGKIFGVCNIFRYSIEQHNSLFEMIGWGGFGFFLLIIAYWLFEFLTPSFNVDKEIEQDNRSVGFISLIISVGLSFVIGASIS comes from the coding sequence ATGATACTATTAAGTTTTTGGTCGAACCCACTTGTAGAGTCTGCTGGCTATTTTAGCGTAGTCATATTGTGCTTAGTCGTTTCCATGGTAATATTTGAAATCGTAACAAAGTATAAAAATTGGGCAGAAATCAGAAACGGGAATATAGCTGTTGCAATGGCAACAGGAGGGAAAATATTTGGTGTATGTAATATTTTCCGTTACTCAATTGAACAACATAATTCACTTTTTGAAATGATTGGATGGGGAGGGTTTGGCTTTTTCCTGCTCATCATTGCATATTGGTTATTTGAATTTTTAACACCCTCTTTTAATGTGGACAAAGAAATTGAACAGGACAACCGTTCTGTTGGTTTTATTTCTCTCATAATTTCCGTAGGTTTGTCATTTGTTATTGGTGCAAGTATTTCTTAG